GAGGGCCTTCCAGGCTGATAGCTCAGGCGCCGCCGCATCTCCCCAGGGCCGGGGTGCGAGCGAGCCTTCGTGTCCCGCGCACCCGACTCAAGGGTCCCGCGCGGCGGAACAACTGTGAGGGGATACCCGTGGCGGTCTCTTTCCTGAACCGGAAGCACAACCTCGACCGGATGTCGTTGCGCGACCTGGTCTATTCGTTCTTCACCTACTACGCCGTCGTCGCCTACATCCTCATCGGCATCACCTGCATCGTGCTGTCGGTGAAGTGGTTCGAAAATCCCGTGCGCATGGCGGCGGCGGTGGTGGTGGCGACGGTGGCGTACCCGTTCGGCTGGTACCTCATCCACCGGTACATCCTGCACGGGCGCTTCCTCTACAAGTCCGCGGCGACGGCGGTGACGTGGAAGCGCATCCACTTCGACCACCACCAGGACCCGCACGACCTGCGCGTGCTCTTCGGCGCGCTGCACACCACGCTGCCCACCATCGCGCTGGTGCTCACGCCCATCGGCTACCTCATCGGCGGGCGCTCCGGCGCGGCCGCGGCGCTGGGCTGGGGCATGGTGACCACGTGCTTCTACGAGTTCTGCCACTGCATCCAGCACCTGAACTACGCGCCGCAGTTCAAGTTCCTGAAGGACATCAAGCGGCTGCACATGTCGCACCACTTCCACAACGAGACGGGCAACTTCGGCATCACCAACTACTTCTGGGACCGCGTGTTCGGCACGCTCTACGAGAAGGCCGCGGACAAGCCCAAGAGCCCCACCGTCTTCAACCTGGGCTACACCGCCGAGGAAGCCCAGAAGTACCCCTGGGTGGACAAGCTGTCCGGCGGCACGCGCGGTGACGGACACCCGCGCCGCTTCTGGCAGGCGGAGGAGCTCAGCGCCCCGGAAGGCGCCTCCACCGAGCAGACCTGAGCCCAGGCCCAGGCACCGCGCTTCCCCCGGACCTCCCCGTGCGCACGCCGCCCGGGGAGGTTCTCCATTTCCACCTCACGCGGACATCGCCGCCACCGACTCCGCTTCGCGCTCCTCGCGGAAGCGCTGGGCGGACACCGGCGGCAGGGTGTGCACGCGCGCGGCGAGGCACGCCGCGCTGCCCCCGGCCAGGTGGAATTGATCCAGCTTCACGCTGACGGGCCTCCGCCCCAGCCCGCGCAGGAGCGCCTCCACGCGGGGCACCCGCGCGCCGACGATGACGGTGTTCCCCACCTCCACCAGGTTGAGGCCGAAGGCGAGCGCGTCCTCGCGCGCGACGGGCACCACCTGCTGGATGCCCTCCGTGCGTGCCAGGGTGCGCAGCGCGTCGGGGGTGAAGGCCTCGGGACACACGAGCGCGGTGCCGTCGGACAGCACGGTGAGCGCGGTGTCCAGGTGGTAGAGGTACGGGTCGCACAGCTCCAGCGGCGTGACGGGCGCGTCCAGGAAGGCCTCCAGCACGCCCGCGGCCCGCTGCGTGGAGCGCTGGCCGAAGCCCAGCAGGGCCCCGCGCCCCTGGGGCAGCATGGCCACGTCGCCCCCTTCAATGTGCACGCGCTCCGGCTCGATGACGTCGAAGCCGCGCGCGGACAGCCACCGGGCCCGCGCGAGCTGCTCCCCGCGCCGCTGTCCGTGGCGCATGGTGGCCAACAGCGCGCGCAGCTCCCCCTCCTGTGACACGAGCACCGCGTTGTCCTTGGCGAACACGGAGTCGAACGCGCCATGGACGAAGGGCAGCTCGAAGAAGCCCGCGCCCGCGTCACGCAGGGCCCGCAGGAAGGCCCGGTGCTGGGAGCAGGCCCGGCGCCACGCGACGGCGCCGACCTTCATATGTGGATTGATGTTCCACGCGACCTGATACGCGCAGTCACGGGAGCGGACGTGGTCCTTCTCGCAACGCACCTGACTCACGGCGAAGGTGGCGGGAGTGAAGTGGCCAGTATTCAAGAGCATCCCCATACATGTGGTCGGAAGGCACTCCTGCCTTCCCAGACATGTAGAGAGGGTGCGCACCATGGGCGGGCTTGGCGAGGTGGCTGGGGAAGTAGGAGCGGAGGACGCACGCCTGTCCGAGCGTCTGCACCGGACCCTCTTGCGCTTCAACCATTCGCGACTGGCGCCGGGATTTCCGACGGAGGGTTGGAGGGCAGGCGTGCAGGCGGAGACGCAGTTGCGCCTGCTGGAGGGCGAGTACGTGGAGGCGGAGCGACAGCGCATGGCGGCATGGGCCGCCGAGGCACCGGAGGACGCGGACGGCTTCATCGCGTGGTTCGAGGACCTGAAGGAGACGGGGCCCGGGCAGCAGGACCCGCTGTTTCCCTGGCTCGCGACCCAGGCGTCCCTGGAACAGATGCGCTGGTTCCTCACGCAGGAGGTCGCGGGCGAGGCGGGCTTCGACGACCTGGTGGCGCTGACGCAGTTGCAGTTGCCCACGCAGGCGAAGCTGGAGCTGGCGCGCAACTACTGGGACGAGATGGGCCGCGGGCGCGAGGACGCGATGCACGGGCCCATGCTCGCGGAGATGGCGGTGAAGCTGGGACTGAAGCCCACGGACGAGGACACGGTGTGGGAAGCGCACGCGCTGGCGAACCTGCTCTGCGCGTTCGCGTTCAACCGCCGCTACACGTACCACGCGGTGGGCGCGCTGGGCATCGTGGAGGAGACGGCGCCGGGGCGCACCGCGTGCGTCAACGAAGGGCTGAAGCGTCTGGGCTTCGACATGCGGGTGCGGCGCTACTACGCGGTGCACTCCACGCTGGACGTGAAGCACTCGGAGACATGGAACCGGGAGGTGCTGCGTCCCCTGGTGGCCGCGAACCCCGCGTGCGCGAGGCCGCTGGCGGAGGGCGCGCTCCTGCGCCTGTCGGCGGGCGCGAAGTGCTTCGAGCGCTACCGCCGCGAGCTGGGGCTGGAGCTGAAGTCGCTCAGCTGAGCGCCGCGCCTGGCCGTCCTTCCCCCCGGGACCTTGCGCGTGTGCGCTGGGCCTGGGGGTGCGTCCTGCACCGGACGGCCCGGATGGGTGGAGGGGATGCGCCGCGAAAGGGGCGGACGCCAGCTTGGGACGCCGTTGCCGAGCATCCCGGTGTCCGAGCCTCGCGGAGGTCCCGATGTCCCTGTTCCGAATCGCCTGCGTGGGCGTGCTGGCCCTCACGGCCTGCGCGTCCCCGGGCACGTCCTTCGAGGACGTGATGCGTCGCACCCAGCCGCTGCTGCCCCAGCGGCCGGACCCCATGACCTACGGCACCCGGCCGGAGAACCCCGTGCGGGTGGGCTGGGGCGACAAGGGCGTGACGGCCTATTTCGGGCTGCTGCGAGGCCCCCAGGGACAGCCCGTGGCGTGGCGCCGGATGGGGGACTGCTGCGAGTTCACCCAGGTGGACGGCCGGGGCAACGAGCGCGGCCGGCTGGTCATCTTCGAGGTGACATACGAAGGGTTGGACACGCCGGTGGTGCTCTACGTGGACGCGTACACCGGAGGGTCCGTGTACGCGCCCTGGGGCTTCACCCTGGAGGGCGCGCCGGACGCGCGGCCCCCCTCCGGGATGGAGCCGGACATCATCGACCTGTAGCAGCGGGCGCCCGGTCGTTCGGGTGCCCTCCCCTTCCAGGGCGGGCGCGGCGTGACTAGATGCAGGGTCTGGCGGGCGGGCTGGAGCCCGGGCGTGACTTTCCGCAAGACCCCCTTCGTCACGCTGGAAAGTGGAAGTTTCCCGCCGCGGGCGGTCCTCCCGGTTAGCCATGGGAGGTGCGACGCCCTCGGCGCTGCGCTAAGCGTGCGACCGCACTCCCGACGGAGGAGGAACCGTGGCGGCTGTGAAGAAGAAGCGTTGGCCCTATGTGCTGGGGGGCATCGTCGTCGTCCTTGTCGCCATCGTGGCGGTGGTGCTGTGGCGCCTGGACGCCATCCTGCTGAAGACGGCGCGCGACCAGGCCGCCACGTACTCGCAGAAGCTGGGGCGTCCCATCCAGATTGGCGACATCTCCACGAAGCTCTTTCCCCATGTCGGCGCGCAGATTGAGAACGTCGTCGTGGGCCCCGCGGAGGGTGAAGACCTGCCGCTCGCGGAGCTGAAGACGGTGGACGTGAGCGTGGCGGCGATGCCGCTGCTCACGTCGAAGGGCAAGGACATCCAGGTCCGGAACGCGGAGGTGTCCGGCCTCACCGTGAACGTCCTGCGGCTGGCGGACGGCACCACCAACGTGCAGCGCCTCCAGGAGAAGTGGGCCGCCCAGCAGCCCCCGGAGCAGGCGCCGGAAGAAGAGGCGCAGCCCACGGACCTGTCGGGCGTGCACGTGGAGCGCGCGGCGCTCACGGACGGCACCATCCGCTTCGTGGACCGCGCGGGCGGCCAGCAGGCGCGGGAGCTGGCGGTGCGCGACCTGGACATCGAGGTGAAGGACCTGCGCGTGGGCAAGCCGCTGAAGGTGGACCTGGCGGCGGCGGTGCTCGCGGAGAAGCAGAACCTCAAGATGACGCTCCAGGCGGCGCCGCTGCCGGCGACGCTGATGCCCACGCCGGAGCAGGTGACGCTGAAGGCGGACCGCATCGACCTGGCGCCGCTGGGTCCCTTCCTGCCGCCGGACGTGGGCCTGCAGGCGGGCACGCTGGACGCGGACTGGAAGGCGGACCTGGGCGGCGCGGTGCCCGGCGGCAAGGGCCCCACGAAGCTGGTGGGCGTCATCAAGGCGCTGGGGATGAAGTTCGCGGGCTCGGAGGGTGGCAAGGCGCTGGACGTGGTGCTCGACACGGACGTGACGGGCGACCTGGAGACGGGCGACCTGGCGCTGGACAAGCTCAACCTGGACCTGGGCCCCGCGGCCATCACGGGCAAGGGCCGCGTGAAGGGGCTGCTCACGGACAAGCCGGCCGTGGAGGGCTTCGAGCTGGTGGGGCGCAACCTGGACCCCGCCGTCATCGCCGAGTACTACCCGCCCCTGAAGAAGCAGCTCAAGGGCATGGTGGCGGGCCCCATCGGGCTGGACGTGCGCGGCAGCGGCACGCAGGCCGAACAGGCCATCAACATCGCGGTGAACCTGACGCCGGTGCGGCTGCGGGTGCCGGATCAGCTGTCGAAGGAAGCCGGCGGCGCGATGACGCTCAACGCGAAGGTGACGGGCGCGGCGGCCAGCGGCGGCGCGCTGCGCTTCGACGCGAAGGCGGACCTGGACGGCGTGGACATGCGGCCGGGCCTGCTGGTGAACAAGGCGCCGGGACAGCGGCTGGACGTGGCGGCGGCGGGCACCTACGCGCCGGCGAAGACGGGCAGCGGGATGACGGTGAACGTCACCAGCATGACCCTGGGCGCGCTGGAGGACACGGTGACGGGCACCGCGACGGTGTCGCTGGCCGGCACGGGCAAGAAGGCGACGACGACGTTCAAGGCGGCGGTGAAGAGCGCGCGGCTGGATGCGGACAAGTTGTTGATGAGCGAGGAGGAGGTCCTCGCGCGCACGGGCGGCAAGCCCCTGCCTCCTCCGCCGGAGGACGCCACGCGCTTCAACGGCTACCGGGGTGACATCCAGTTCGCCATCGCGTCGCTGCGCTACACGAAGATGGACCTGAGCCAGGTGACGGGCGTCGTGAAGATGGTGGACGACCTCATCACGGTGGAGAAGTTCTCCACGGGCCTCTACGGCGGCAAGGTGGTGGCGGACGGGACGACCATCCGCCTGGGCCCGTCGCCGGAGGCGCGGCCCTTCACCGCGAAGGTGCAGGTGCAGGGCATCGAGATGGCGCAGGCCCTGGCGGAGCGCACGCCGAAGCAGGTGATGACGGGCAAGTTCAACGGCAACGTGGACGTGCAGGGCGTGGGCTACACGGCGGACAAGCTCCAGCAGACGCTGCTGGGCGGCATCAGCGGCAACCTGCTGGAGGGCACCTTCCTGGGCAAGGACCTGGTGTCGTCGGTGACGGGGCCGCTGGCCAAGGCGCTGCCGTTCGCCAAGGGGCTCAAGAGCGGCGACGTCACGTCGCTGGG
The DNA window shown above is from Corallococcus soli and carries:
- a CDS encoding sterol desaturase family protein → MSLRDLVYSFFTYYAVVAYILIGITCIVLSVKWFENPVRMAAAVVVATVAYPFGWYLIHRYILHGRFLYKSAATAVTWKRIHFDHHQDPHDLRVLFGALHTTLPTIALVLTPIGYLIGGRSGAAAALGWGMVTTCFYEFCHCIQHLNYAPQFKFLKDIKRLHMSHHFHNETGNFGITNYFWDRVFGTLYEKAADKPKSPTVFNLGYTAEEAQKYPWVDKLSGGTRGDGHPRRFWQAEELSAPEGASTEQT
- a CDS encoding dimethylarginine dimethylaminohydrolase family protein, yielding MLLNTGHFTPATFAVSQVRCEKDHVRSRDCAYQVAWNINPHMKVGAVAWRRACSQHRAFLRALRDAGAGFFELPFVHGAFDSVFAKDNAVLVSQEGELRALLATMRHGQRRGEQLARARWLSARGFDVIEPERVHIEGGDVAMLPQGRGALLGFGQRSTQRAAGVLEAFLDAPVTPLELCDPYLYHLDTALTVLSDGTALVCPEAFTPDALRTLARTEGIQQVVPVAREDALAFGLNLVEVGNTVIVGARVPRVEALLRGLGRRPVSVKLDQFHLAGGSAACLAARVHTLPPVSAQRFREEREAESVAAMSA
- a CDS encoding iron-containing redox enzyme family protein, producing MQAETQLRLLEGEYVEAERQRMAAWAAEAPEDADGFIAWFEDLKETGPGQQDPLFPWLATQASLEQMRWFLTQEVAGEAGFDDLVALTQLQLPTQAKLELARNYWDEMGRGREDAMHGPMLAEMAVKLGLKPTDEDTVWEAHALANLLCAFAFNRRYTYHAVGALGIVEETAPGRTACVNEGLKRLGFDMRVRRYYAVHSTLDVKHSETWNREVLRPLVAANPACARPLAEGALLRLSAGAKCFERYRRELGLELKSLS
- a CDS encoding fibril protein, with the protein product MSLFRIACVGVLALTACASPGTSFEDVMRRTQPLLPQRPDPMTYGTRPENPVRVGWGDKGVTAYFGLLRGPQGQPVAWRRMGDCCEFTQVDGRGNERGRLVIFEVTYEGLDTPVVLYVDAYTGGSVYAPWGFTLEGAPDARPPSGMEPDIIDL
- a CDS encoding AsmA family protein — protein: MAAVKKKRWPYVLGGIVVVLVAIVAVVLWRLDAILLKTARDQAATYSQKLGRPIQIGDISTKLFPHVGAQIENVVVGPAEGEDLPLAELKTVDVSVAAMPLLTSKGKDIQVRNAEVSGLTVNVLRLADGTTNVQRLQEKWAAQQPPEQAPEEEAQPTDLSGVHVERAALTDGTIRFVDRAGGQQARELAVRDLDIEVKDLRVGKPLKVDLAAAVLAEKQNLKMTLQAAPLPATLMPTPEQVTLKADRIDLAPLGPFLPPDVGLQAGTLDADWKADLGGAVPGGKGPTKLVGVIKALGMKFAGSEGGKALDVVLDTDVTGDLETGDLALDKLNLDLGPAAITGKGRVKGLLTDKPAVEGFELVGRNLDPAVIAEYYPPLKKQLKGMVAGPIGLDVRGSGTQAEQAINIAVNLTPVRLRVPDQLSKEAGGAMTLNAKVTGAAASGGALRFDAKADLDGVDMRPGLLVNKAPGQRLDVAAAGTYAPAKTGSGMTVNVTSMTLGALEDTVTGTATVSLAGTGKKATTTFKAAVKSARLDADKLLMSEEEVLARTGGKPLPPPPEDATRFNGYRGDIQFAIASLRYTKMDLSQVTGVVKMVDDLITVEKFSTGLYGGKVVADGTTIRLGPSPEARPFTAKVQVQGIEMAQALAERTPKQVMTGKFNGNVDVQGVGYTADKLQQTLLGGISGNLLEGTFLGKDLVSSVTGPLAKALPFAKGLKSGDVTSLGENLPFSVTIKNGVAQLSKPITWTRPEAAMSFDGGIKLDGTLDLMGGVSLTPSTIKALTAGKVTPTEAIPVGLKLTGKAWSPEVTGIDVKPAATTILKLAGVSAAGSLLGEKGKAVQDIIMGGQDKAKAEAEAKRQELEARANEEKKKLEDQARAEQEKAKQRAEEEAKKKLKGIFGGK